A part of Pseudomonas sp. MYb118 genomic DNA contains:
- a CDS encoding sensor histidine kinase codes for MHASLKSIIKWPPSRENARRFTLLVCTGSALGSLAIYCLSTPLPFALLVLNMAALACVLVQHRLSRKSIKFEPQELADRLLKVQENERHRLSRELHDDIGQLLTAAKLQSQWLKRRMPEELQTQCSALCDTLEETLNKVRDVSAILNPRQLASLGLEASLRAHLLKTLGNSSVNWSLECQSRLTGIPEEMALAAFRITQEAVTNILRHAEAKNLLVRLQRQPQGLMLSISDDGLGFAPATDPGREGQRGMAGMSERIDQLGGTLRVTSEPGKGTQIEALFPWAPRALERASTNKVMH; via the coding sequence ATGCACGCCAGCCTCAAGTCAATTATCAAGTGGCCCCCTTCCCGAGAAAATGCCCGCCGATTCACGCTGTTGGTGTGTACCGGATCGGCGCTTGGCAGCCTGGCGATCTATTGTCTGTCCACTCCTCTGCCGTTCGCGCTGCTGGTGCTCAATATGGCGGCCCTGGCTTGTGTCCTGGTCCAGCATCGGCTGTCGCGCAAGTCGATCAAATTCGAACCCCAGGAACTGGCCGACCGCTTGTTGAAGGTCCAGGAGAACGAACGTCACCGGCTCAGTCGCGAACTGCACGATGACATTGGTCAATTGCTCACCGCCGCGAAACTGCAAAGCCAATGGCTCAAGCGGCGCATGCCCGAAGAGCTGCAGACACAATGCTCGGCGCTCTGCGACACGCTCGAAGAGACCCTGAACAAGGTTCGCGACGTATCAGCCATTCTCAACCCCAGGCAGTTGGCGAGCCTGGGCCTGGAAGCCAGCCTGCGCGCTCACCTGCTCAAGACACTGGGCAATAGCTCGGTGAACTGGAGCCTGGAGTGCCAGTCCCGCCTGACCGGCATTCCGGAAGAAATGGCCCTGGCCGCCTTTCGGATCACCCAGGAAGCGGTGACCAACATCCTGCGTCACGCCGAAGCGAAAAACCTGCTGGTGCGCCTGCAACGCCAGCCTCAAGGCCTGATGCTGTCCATCAGCGATGACGGCCTGGGGTTCGCCCCCGCGACGGATCCCGGCCGTGAGGGACAACGTGGCATGGCCGGGATGTCGGAGCGGATCGACCAGTTGGGCGGCACCCTGCGCGTCACCAGCGAACCGGGCAAAGGCACTCAAATCGAAGCTTTGTTCCCGTGGGCGCCTCGCGCGCTGGAACGGGCCAGTACGAATAAGGTTATGCATTGA
- a CDS encoding chemotaxis protein CheV, giving the protein MAGILDTVDQRTQLVGENRLEILMFRLAGRQLFAINVFKVQEVLQLPKLTLMPQRHPFVCGVVNLRGQTLPVIDLSQAIGMRPLVPGPTSTIIVTEYNRSVQAFLVGGVDRIVNMNWEAILPPPSSAGRQHYLTAISKVDDQLVEIIDVEKVLAEIVPYNAKVSRDKLEDPVLERARGREVLLVDDSNVALSQLRDTLGQLGVKMHIASDGLKALNMLKGWADTGVNMTDKLLMVFTDAEMPEMDGYRLTTEIRNDPRLRGLYVVLHTSLSGSFNDSMVKKVGCDNFLSKFQPDKLVDVVRQRLMLDAVPA; this is encoded by the coding sequence ATGGCCGGCATTCTCGACACGGTAGACCAACGCACGCAACTGGTGGGTGAGAATCGCCTGGAAATTCTCATGTTCCGACTGGCGGGGCGTCAACTGTTCGCGATCAACGTGTTCAAGGTGCAGGAAGTGTTGCAGCTGCCCAAGCTGACCCTGATGCCCCAGCGCCATCCGTTCGTCTGCGGCGTGGTCAACCTGCGCGGGCAGACGTTGCCGGTGATTGACCTGTCCCAGGCCATCGGTATGCGTCCGCTGGTGCCTGGCCCGACCAGCACGATTATCGTCACCGAGTACAACCGTTCGGTGCAGGCGTTCCTGGTCGGTGGCGTGGACCGCATCGTCAACATGAACTGGGAGGCCATCCTGCCGCCGCCGAGCAGCGCGGGTCGCCAGCATTACCTGACCGCCATCAGCAAGGTCGACGACCAGTTGGTGGAAATCATCGACGTTGAAAAAGTCCTGGCCGAAATCGTCCCGTACAACGCCAAGGTCTCGCGCGACAAACTCGAGGACCCGGTGCTCGAGCGCGCCCGCGGCCGCGAAGTGCTGCTGGTGGACGACTCCAACGTCGCCCTGTCGCAATTGCGCGACACCCTGGGCCAGCTGGGCGTGAAGATGCACATCGCCAGCGACGGCCTGAAGGCCTTGAACATGCTCAAGGGCTGGGCCGACACCGGCGTCAACATGACCGACAAACTGCTGATGGTCTTCACCGACGCGGAAATGCCTGAGATGGACGGCTACCGCCTGACCACCGAAATCCGCAACGACCCGCGCCTGCGTGGCCTCTACGTGGTGCTGCACACCTCGTTGTCCGGCAGCTTCAACGATTCGATGGTGAAGAAGGTTGGCTGCGACAACTTCCTGTCCAAGTTCCAGCCGGACAAACTGGTGGACGTGGTCCGCCAGCGCCTGATGCTGGATGCTGTCCCGGCGTAA
- a CDS encoding MOSC domain-containing protein encodes MLRLSALYRFPLKSGKGEVLNQITLDKLGLDGDRRWMLVDEASGRFLTQRAVAQMSQLSALWNASGGLTLAAAGHPPIDIALPANDAELRGVTIWRDTLRVPDAGDEAAAWVSRFIGKPTRLVQIPLDRARTTQAGYGKDDDQVAFADGFPLLLIGQASLDDLTQKVGRPMEMLRFRPNLVIEGAEAFAEDGWKRIRIGDVEFRVVKPCSRCILTTIDPQTGERSDDREPFATLQKYRAREEGAMFGQNLVNDGNGRLEVGMPVTVLE; translated from the coding sequence ATGCTGCGGTTGAGTGCGCTTTATCGTTTTCCATTGAAATCCGGCAAGGGCGAGGTGCTGAACCAGATCACCCTCGACAAGCTGGGACTCGACGGGGATCGACGCTGGATGCTGGTGGACGAGGCCAGCGGGCGCTTTCTGACCCAGCGTGCAGTGGCGCAAATGAGTCAGTTGTCGGCGTTGTGGAATGCCAGCGGCGGCTTGACGCTCGCCGCGGCGGGCCATCCGCCGATTGATATTGCCCTGCCGGCCAACGACGCAGAGCTGCGCGGCGTGACCATCTGGCGCGACACCCTGCGCGTGCCCGATGCCGGCGACGAAGCGGCAGCCTGGGTCAGCCGCTTCATCGGCAAGCCGACACGCCTGGTGCAGATCCCGCTGGACCGTGCGCGCACCACGCAGGCCGGTTATGGCAAGGACGACGATCAGGTGGCCTTCGCCGATGGCTTTCCCCTTCTGCTGATCGGCCAGGCGTCACTCGATGACCTGACGCAGAAGGTCGGGCGCCCGATGGAAATGCTGCGTTTCAGGCCAAATCTGGTGATCGAGGGCGCCGAGGCGTTCGCCGAAGACGGCTGGAAGCGCATCCGCATCGGCGATGTCGAGTTCCGCGTGGTCAAGCCGTGTTCGCGTTGCATCCTGACCACCATTGATCCGCAGACCGGTGAGCGCAGCGATGATCGTGAACCGTTCGCGACTCTGCAGAAATACCGCGCCAGGGAAGAGGGTGCGATGTTTGGCCAGAACCTGGTCAACGACGGCAATGGCCGGCTCGAAGTCGGCATGCCGGTGACCGTGCTGGAATAA
- a CDS encoding pyrimidine/purine nucleoside phosphorylase: MFKVNEYFDGTVKSIAFGTAEGPATIGVMAPGEYEFGTSQREIMHVVSGALTVKLPDSSDWETFAAGSQFNVPANSKFQLKVAVDTAYLCEYRG, from the coding sequence ATGTTTAAAGTCAACGAGTACTTCGACGGCACCGTCAAGTCGATCGCTTTCGGCACCGCTGAAGGTCCGGCTACCATTGGCGTCATGGCTCCGGGCGAATACGAGTTCGGCACCAGCCAGCGTGAAATCATGCACGTGGTCAGCGGCGCCCTGACGGTCAAACTGCCTGACAGCAGCGATTGGGAAACCTTTGCAGCCGGCAGCCAGTTCAACGTGCCGGCCAACAGCAAGTTCCAGCTGAAAGTGGCGGTCGATACCGCTTACCTGTGCGAGTACCGCGGCTAA
- a CDS encoding exonuclease domain-containing protein, with amino-acid sequence MPHWLVIDLEATTDEGGWPVTEMEIIEIGATLVDRQGREQDHFQRFVRPLRRPLLTPFCRELTHITQANIDSAQPLTEVWPAFERWLGQHHSRLEGWASWGDYDRKQLVQEWQRLQLDSQLSRTPHMNLKQRFAKARRLERPLGLNGALQLAGLQFTGQQHRALEDARNTARLLPLVLPL; translated from the coding sequence ATGCCTCATTGGCTGGTCATTGATCTGGAAGCCACCACCGATGAAGGCGGTTGGCCGGTCACGGAAATGGAAATCATCGAAATCGGTGCCACCCTGGTGGACCGCCAGGGGCGTGAACAGGATCATTTCCAGCGGTTCGTGCGCCCGCTGCGCCGGCCCCTGCTTACGCCGTTTTGCCGGGAGTTGACCCACATCACCCAGGCCAACATCGACAGTGCCCAACCACTGACCGAGGTCTGGCCGGCGTTCGAGCGCTGGCTCGGCCAGCATCACTCCCGTCTTGAAGGCTGGGCCAGCTGGGGCGATTACGACCGCAAGCAACTGGTCCAGGAATGGCAGCGCCTGCAACTCGACAGCCAACTGAGCCGCACGCCGCACATGAACCTCAAGCAACGGTTCGCCAAGGCCAGGCGCCTGGAGCGCCCGCTGGGCCTCAACGGTGCGCTGCAACTGGCGGGATTACAGTTCACCGGCCAGCAGCACCGCGCGCTGGAGGATGCCCGCAACACAGCCCGTCTGCTGCCGCTGGTCCTGCCCCTCTAG
- a CDS encoding acetyl-CoA carboxylase biotin carboxylase subunit: MPGFTKILIANRGEIACRIQRTAQALGYRTVAVFSDADADALHVQIADEAVNIGPAPVQQSYLNVPAILDAARRSGADAIHPGYGFLSENAEFARACQQAGLTFIGPSPEAIELMGSKRLSKLAMLEAGVPCIKGYQGAEQDDATLSREAERIGFPLMIKASAGGGGRGMRLVHDAADLLAQIRTARSEALNGFGSDELILEQALIDPRHVEVQVFGDQHGNLIYLGERDCSIQRRHQKVIEEAPCPVMTAELRQAMGEAALKAAGSVNYVGAGTVEFLLDARGQFYFLEMNTRLQVEHPVTELITGLDLVAWQLLVAQGQPLPLRQEQVQLNGHAMEVRLYAEDPTQGFLPQTGRVVAWEPALQDGVRIDHGLVEGQQVSPFYDPMLGKIIAHGATREETRRKLLRAVQDSVLLGLPSNQRLLANLLEHPQFVSGAFSTGFIPTHFADHPCLHPQPPSAEELATAAALFYHASATAQPAALAGWRNNASVPLHYRLGTQEQDWPVQLDAVPGEPLRVQVAGRSLELRVIQCDGQRATLEIDGIRQRHVYRLEAGQLWLFTRPGSLRLEDRTQALVSSEARASSGTLKAPMDGAIVDVLVSEGSQVSKGQLLVVLEAMKMEHPLKSGIDGVLKRLQVRVGDQVKNRQILLEVE; encoded by the coding sequence ATGCCCGGATTCACCAAAATCCTCATCGCCAACCGCGGTGAAATCGCCTGCCGCATCCAGCGCACCGCCCAGGCCCTGGGCTATCGCACCGTCGCCGTGTTCAGCGACGCCGACGCCGATGCCCTGCATGTGCAAATCGCCGACGAAGCCGTCAACATCGGCCCCGCCCCGGTGCAGCAATCCTATCTGAACGTGCCGGCGATCCTCGACGCCGCCCGCCGCAGCGGTGCCGATGCGATTCACCCCGGTTACGGCTTCCTTTCGGAAAACGCCGAGTTCGCCCGCGCCTGCCAACAGGCGGGCCTGACCTTCATCGGCCCGAGCCCCGAAGCCATCGAGCTGATGGGCAGCAAGCGCCTGTCGAAACTGGCCATGCTCGAGGCCGGCGTCCCCTGCATCAAGGGCTACCAGGGCGCCGAGCAGGACGACGCCACACTCAGCCGCGAGGCCGAGCGCATCGGCTTTCCGCTGATGATCAAGGCCAGCGCGGGCGGCGGCGGGCGCGGCATGCGCCTGGTGCACGATGCCGCCGATCTGCTGGCGCAGATTCGCACCGCACGTTCCGAAGCCCTGAATGGCTTTGGCAGCGATGAGCTGATCCTCGAACAGGCCCTGATCGACCCGCGCCACGTCGAGGTGCAGGTGTTCGGCGACCAGCACGGCAACCTGATCTACCTCGGTGAACGCGACTGTTCGATCCAGCGTCGTCACCAGAAAGTCATCGAGGAAGCGCCCTGCCCGGTCATGACCGCCGAACTGCGCCAGGCCATGGGCGAAGCGGCGCTCAAGGCCGCAGGCTCGGTCAACTATGTGGGTGCCGGCACCGTGGAATTCCTGTTGGATGCGCGCGGGCAGTTCTACTTCCTGGAAATGAACACGCGCTTGCAGGTGGAGCACCCGGTCACCGAACTGATCACCGGCCTGGACCTGGTGGCCTGGCAACTGCTGGTCGCCCAGGGCCAGCCATTGCCACTGCGCCAGGAGCAGGTGCAACTGAACGGTCATGCCATGGAAGTGCGCCTGTATGCCGAAGACCCGACCCAGGGTTTCCTGCCGCAGACCGGGCGCGTGGTGGCCTGGGAACCGGCGCTGCAAGACGGCGTGCGGATCGACCATGGGCTGGTTGAAGGCCAGCAGGTCAGTCCGTTCTACGACCCGATGCTGGGCAAGATCATCGCCCACGGCGCCACCCGCGAAGAGACCCGGCGCAAGCTGTTGCGGGCGGTGCAGGACAGTGTGCTGCTGGGTCTGCCGAGCAATCAGCGCTTGCTGGCCAACCTGCTGGAGCATCCGCAGTTTGTCAGCGGCGCATTCAGTACCGGCTTCATTCCCACACATTTCGCCGATCATCCGTGCCTGCATCCACAGCCCCCCAGCGCCGAAGAACTGGCGACGGCGGCGGCGCTGTTTTATCACGCCTCGGCAACGGCTCAGCCCGCGGCCCTGGCGGGCTGGCGCAACAACGCCAGCGTGCCGCTGCACTACCGTCTTGGCACCCAGGAGCAGGACTGGCCGGTGCAACTCGACGCGGTGCCAGGCGAGCCCTTGCGGGTTCAAGTGGCCGGGCGCAGCCTGGAACTGCGCGTGATCCAATGCGACGGGCAGCGGGCCACACTGGAAATCGACGGGATACGCCAGCGCCATGTCTATCGCCTGGAAGCCGGGCAACTCTGGCTGTTCACCCGCCCCGGCAGCCTGCGCCTGGAGGATCGCACCCAGGCACTGGTCAGCAGTGAGGCCCGGGCCAGCTCCGGTACGCTCAAGGCACCGATGGACGGCGCGATCGTCGACGTGCTGGTCAGCGAGGGCAGCCAGGTGAGCAAGGGCCAGTTGCTGGTGGTGCTGGAGGCCATGAAAATGGAGCATCCGCTCAAGTCCGGCATCGACGGCGTGCTCAAGCGCTTGCAGGTCCGGGTCGGCGATCAGGTGAAAAATCGTCAGATTTTGTTGGAGGTCGAATAA
- a CDS encoding enoyl-CoA hydratase/isomerase family protein — protein MSPLPVCQTLSLEPHNGVLHVTLNRPDCRNAMSLQMVAELRSVLAAMRDDLSVRVLVIAGAGGHFCAGGDIKDMAGARAQGASAYRELNRAFGALLQEVQHAPQVVVTVLQGAVLGGGFGLACVSDVAMADHQAQFGLPETSLGLLPAQIAPFVVQRIGLTQARRLALTAARFNGTQALHMGLVHFVEQDAQGLAERLGEVLAQVLSCAPGANARTKQLLLASALQPSDELLDQAAQWFAEAVTGAEGTEGTVAFVQKRKPGWAC, from the coding sequence ATGAGCCCCCTGCCGGTCTGCCAGACGCTGTCGCTCGAACCGCATAACGGCGTGCTGCACGTGACCCTCAACCGCCCTGACTGCCGCAATGCCATGAGCCTGCAAATGGTCGCCGAACTGCGCTCGGTGCTGGCGGCCATGCGCGATGACCTGAGCGTTCGCGTGCTGGTCATTGCCGGCGCTGGCGGGCACTTCTGCGCCGGTGGCGACATCAAGGACATGGCCGGGGCCCGGGCCCAGGGCGCCAGCGCCTATCGCGAGCTGAACCGCGCGTTCGGCGCGCTGCTGCAAGAGGTGCAGCACGCACCGCAGGTGGTGGTGACGGTGCTGCAAGGGGCGGTGCTGGGTGGCGGCTTCGGCCTGGCCTGTGTCAGCGATGTGGCGATGGCCGATCACCAGGCGCAATTCGGCCTGCCGGAAACCAGCCTCGGCCTGCTGCCCGCGCAGATCGCGCCCTTCGTGGTCCAGCGTATCGGCCTGACCCAGGCCCGCCGGCTGGCGCTCACCGCCGCGCGCTTCAACGGCACCCAGGCGCTGCACATGGGGCTGGTGCACTTTGTCGAGCAGGACGCGCAAGGATTGGCCGAACGCCTGGGAGAAGTGCTGGCCCAGGTGTTGAGTTGCGCGCCGGGGGCGAATGCGCGGACCAAGCAGCTGTTGCTGGCCAGTGCCCTGCAACCTTCCGATGAACTGCTGGATCAGGCGGCCCAGTGGTTCGCCGAGGCGGTGACGGGGGCGGAAGGGACTGAGGGGACCGTGGCCTTCGTGCAAAAACGCAAGCCGGGGTGGGCTTGCTGA
- the atuD gene encoding citronellyl-CoA dehydrogenase: MIFTQEHEALRRTVRQFVDHEINPHVEAWEKDGRFPIHEIFRKAGELGLLGISKPEKFGGMGLDYSYSIVAAEEFGTIHCGGIPMSIGVQTDMCTPALARFGSDELREQFLRPAISGEQVGCIGVSEVGAGSDVAGLKTTARKDGDDYVINGSKMWITNSPSADFICLLANTSDDKPHINKSLIMVPMDTPGISLSSHLDKLGMRSSETAQVFFDNVRVPQRNRIGHEGAGFMMQMLQFQEERLFGAANMIKGLEYCVDSTIEYCKERKTFGSALIDNQVIHFRLAELQTEIECLRALVYQATEQYIKGQDVTRLASMAKLKAGRLGREVTDSCLQYWGGMGFMWDNPVARAYRDVRLVSIGGGADEIMLGIICKLMGILPGKKK; the protein is encoded by the coding sequence ATGATCTTCACCCAGGAACACGAAGCACTGCGCCGTACCGTCCGCCAATTCGTCGATCACGAAATCAACCCGCACGTCGAGGCGTGGGAAAAGGACGGGCGTTTTCCGATCCACGAGATTTTCCGCAAGGCCGGTGAGCTGGGGTTGCTGGGGATTTCCAAGCCGGAGAAGTTCGGCGGCATGGGCCTCGACTACAGCTACTCGATCGTCGCCGCCGAAGAGTTCGGCACCATCCATTGCGGCGGCATACCGATGTCCATCGGCGTGCAGACCGACATGTGCACCCCGGCGCTGGCCCGGTTCGGCTCCGACGAATTGCGCGAGCAGTTCCTGCGCCCGGCGATCAGCGGTGAGCAGGTCGGTTGCATCGGCGTCTCCGAGGTCGGTGCCGGTTCCGACGTGGCCGGTTTGAAAACCACCGCACGCAAGGACGGCGACGATTACGTGATCAACGGCAGCAAGATGTGGATCACCAACTCGCCGAGCGCCGACTTCATCTGCCTGCTGGCCAACACCTCGGACGACAAGCCGCACATCAACAAGTCGCTGATCATGGTGCCGATGGACACCCCCGGCATCAGCCTCAGCTCGCACCTGGACAAGCTCGGCATGCGCAGCTCGGAAACCGCCCAGGTGTTTTTTGACAACGTGCGCGTGCCCCAGCGCAACCGCATCGGCCATGAAGGCGCGGGGTTCATGATGCAGATGCTGCAGTTCCAGGAGGAACGCCTGTTCGGCGCGGCGAACATGATCAAGGGCCTGGAATACTGCGTGGACAGCACCATCGAGTATTGCAAGGAGCGCAAGACGTTCGGCAGTGCGCTGATCGACAACCAGGTCATTCACTTCCGTCTGGCCGAACTGCAAACCGAGATCGAATGCCTGCGGGCCTTGGTCTACCAAGCCACCGAGCAATACATCAAAGGCCAGGACGTCACGCGCCTGGCGTCGATGGCCAAGCTCAAGGCCGGGCGCCTGGGTCGCGAGGTCACCGACAGTTGCCTGCAATACTGGGGCGGCATGGGCTTCATGTGGGACAACCCGGTGGCCCGCGCCTACCGCGATGTGCGGCTGGTTTCGATCGGCGGTGGCGCCGACGAAATCATGCTGGGGATCATCTGCAAGCTGATGGGCATCCTGCCGGGGAAAAAGAAATGA
- the atuC gene encoding geranyl-CoA carboxylase subunit beta — MPVIESQIDPQSEAFARNRTAMLAGVEHIRRLEQNLLDKAAEAKPKFDKRGQLLPRERLNLLLDPGAPFLELASLAGYKLHDDKDGSAAGGGLIAGIGYVSGARVLVIANNSAIKGGTISPSGLKKSLRLQQIAVENKLPVITLAESGGANLNYATEIFVEGARSFANQARMSALGLPQITVVHGSATAGGAYQPGLSDYVVVVRGKAKLFLAGPPLLKAATGEIATDEELGGAEMHAQTAGTAEYLAENDADAVRQAREIVRMLSWNDQLPWVPERPFEAPRYPIDELLGLIPDDPKKPYDVREIIARIADGSNFLEFKGEFDQQTVCGHLHIEGRACGFIGNNGPITPKGASKAAQFIQLCDQSRTPLLFFHNTTGFMVGTESEQQGVIKHGAKMIQAVANARVPKLTIVVGGSYGAGNYAMCGRGLDPRFIFAWPNSRTAVMGGAQAGKVLRIVTEAKQLKDGLTPDPKVLDMLEQVTAQKLDSQSTALYGSASLWDDGLIDPRDTRTLLGYLLDICHEADLRPLQTNSFGVARF; from the coding sequence ATGCCAGTGATCGAGTCGCAGATCGACCCGCAAAGCGAAGCGTTCGCCCGCAACCGCACAGCCATGCTGGCCGGGGTCGAACACATCCGCCGGCTGGAACAGAACCTGTTGGACAAGGCCGCCGAAGCCAAGCCCAAGTTCGACAAGCGCGGGCAACTGCTGCCCCGCGAGCGCCTCAACCTGTTGCTCGACCCCGGCGCGCCCTTTCTCGAACTGGCCAGCCTCGCCGGCTACAAACTACACGACGACAAGGACGGCAGTGCGGCCGGCGGCGGCCTGATCGCCGGGATCGGCTATGTGTCCGGCGCGCGGGTGCTGGTGATCGCCAACAACAGCGCGATCAAGGGCGGGACGATTTCCCCCAGCGGCCTGAAAAAATCCCTGCGCCTGCAACAGATCGCCGTGGAAAACAAACTGCCGGTGATCACCCTCGCCGAAAGCGGTGGCGCCAACCTCAATTACGCCACGGAAATCTTCGTTGAAGGCGCACGCAGCTTCGCCAATCAGGCGCGCATGTCGGCCCTGGGCCTGCCGCAGATCACCGTGGTCCACGGCTCGGCCACGGCGGGCGGCGCCTATCAGCCGGGGCTGTCGGATTACGTGGTGGTGGTGCGCGGCAAGGCCAAGCTGTTTCTCGCAGGCCCCCCGCTGCTCAAGGCCGCCACCGGCGAAATCGCTACCGATGAAGAGCTCGGTGGCGCCGAGATGCATGCGCAAACCGCGGGCACCGCCGAGTACCTGGCAGAGAACGATGCCGACGCCGTGCGCCAGGCCCGCGAGATTGTGCGCATGCTGTCGTGGAACGACCAACTGCCGTGGGTGCCCGAACGCCCGTTCGAAGCGCCGCGCTACCCCATCGACGAATTGCTCGGGCTGATTCCCGACGACCCGAAAAAGCCCTACGACGTGCGCGAAATCATCGCGCGGATTGCCGACGGTTCGAACTTCCTCGAATTCAAGGGCGAGTTCGACCAGCAAACCGTGTGCGGCCACCTGCACATCGAGGGGCGCGCCTGCGGCTTCATCGGCAACAACGGCCCGATCACGCCCAAGGGCGCGAGCAAGGCTGCGCAGTTCATCCAGTTGTGTGACCAGAGCCGCACGCCGCTGCTGTTCTTCCATAACACCACCGGGTTCATGGTCGGCACCGAGTCGGAGCAGCAAGGTGTGATCAAGCACGGCGCCAAGATGATCCAGGCGGTGGCCAACGCCCGCGTGCCGAAGCTGACCATCGTCGTCGGCGGCTCCTACGGTGCCGGTAACTACGCGATGTGCGGCCGCGGCCTCGACCCGCGCTTCATCTTCGCCTGGCCCAACAGCCGCACGGCGGTGATGGGCGGCGCCCAGGCCGGCAAGGTGTTGCGCATCGTCACCGAGGCCAAGCAGCTCAAGGACGGCCTGACCCCGGATCCGAAGGTGCTCGACATGCTCGAACAGGTGACCGCGCAGAAACTCGACAGCCAGTCCACTGCGCTGTACGGCAGCGCCAGCCTGTGGGACGACGGCCTGATCGACCCGCGCGACACCCGCACCCTGCTCGGTTACCTGCTGGACATCTGTCACGAGGCCGACCTGCGGCCACTGCAAACCAACAGTTTTGGCGTAGCCCGGTTCTGA
- a CDS encoding SDR family oxidoreductase — translation MAYDSIFKADLFAGQTILVTGGGSGIGRCTAHELAALGAHVLLVGRKADKLKAVAAEIAEDGGRADWQACDIRDEEAVKHLVGELIRQHGPIHGLVNNAGGQYPSPLAAINQKGFETVMRTNLVGGFLMAREVFNQSMSKHGGAIVNMLADMWGGMPGMGHSGAARSGMDNLTKTAAFEWGYAGVRVNAVAPGWIASSGMDTYEGAFKAVIPTLREHVPLKRIGTESEVSAAIVFLLSPAAAFVSGSTLRIDGAASLGGRAWPIHKATNSESYNGFHRAYLPDVLKD, via the coding sequence GTGGCCTACGATTCGATTTTCAAAGCCGACCTGTTTGCCGGCCAAACCATCCTCGTCACCGGTGGCGGCAGCGGCATCGGACGCTGCACCGCCCATGAACTGGCCGCCCTCGGCGCCCATGTGCTGCTGGTCGGGCGCAAGGCCGACAAGCTCAAGGCCGTGGCCGCCGAGATTGCCGAGGATGGCGGCCGCGCCGATTGGCAGGCCTGCGACATCCGCGACGAAGAAGCGGTCAAGCACCTGGTCGGCGAACTGATCCGCCAGCACGGTCCGATCCACGGGCTGGTCAACAACGCCGGCGGGCAGTACCCGTCACCGTTGGCCGCGATCAACCAGAAGGGTTTCGAAACCGTGATGCGCACCAACCTGGTGGGCGGTTTCCTGATGGCCCGGGAAGTGTTCAACCAGTCGATGAGCAAGCACGGTGGCGCCATCGTCAACATGCTCGCCGACATGTGGGGTGGCATGCCCGGCATGGGTCACTCCGGGGCGGCACGCTCTGGCATGGACAACCTGACCAAGACCGCCGCGTTCGAATGGGGTTACGCCGGGGTGCGGGTCAATGCCGTGGCACCGGGCTGGATCGCCTCCAGCGGCATGGACACCTACGAGGGCGCGTTCAAGGCGGTGATCCCGACCCTGCGCGAACACGTGCCGCTCAAGCGCATCGGCACCGAATCGGAGGTCAGCGCCGCCATCGTGTTCCTGCTCAGCCCTGCCGCCGCCTTCGTCAGCGGCAGCACCCTGCGCATTGATGGCGCCGCCAGCCTCGGCGGACGCGCCTGGCCGATCCACAAGGCGACCAACAGCGAATCCTATAACGGCTTTCATCGCGCCTACCTTCCCGACGTGCTCAAGGACTAA